Below is a genomic region from Rhodoligotrophos appendicifer.
AATACACGCCATGGATGTTCCACCTGGTCGATACACAGGAGAATTCTGGAGAAAAACAACCCACCTGTTCGGGACCGAGTATAAGATGAGGACTGACCTGGTTCTCGGAATCGGCGCCGGAGCTTACGCTATTGCCAGGAACCGAGAGAGAGGCGATTGGCCGCCGATATTAATGCAATCTCATGGTCAAGCGTGGGGAGAAATGGTATCGAAACTCTTAATTCCCAGTCCCACTTCCTGGTTGAAGGCATCCAAAAACGCTTATGGCGTTTTAGTCGACCGCGTTCTTCGGCGGTTCGATCGTGTCATAGCTGTTGGACCGGCAGTGGAGAACGTTCTAAAATCACGCCCCACGAAATGGATGCTTGGTTCAACACCGGTATCTGTAATATCTAATGGAATAAATGAGACCCTGTTTGCCTTTAACCTGTCGGCGCGAAAAGAGATTCGTCGGTCCCTGTCAATTGGCGACCAAGATCAGGTGATAATTTCTGCCAGTCGCCTGCATATTCAGAAAGGTCTACATCAGGCGTTAGAGGGCTTCGCGCGTGCGAAATCCAGCGTATCGTCTCTTCGTTTCATTATAGCGGGATCCGGTCCCGCCGAATCACAGTTGAAAGAACACGCACAAAGTCTTGGTGTATCGCGGGACGTAATATTTTGTGGCGAAGTTAGCCGAGGTCGTCTTGCAAGCTTGCTTAGTGCAGCTGATCTGTTTCTCTTTACGTCAACTCGTCGAGAGGGGCTGGCGCTTGGACCGCTTGAAGCGGCCGCGGCAGGACTTCCATGCGTGTTGTCAGAGCATCTTTCAGTCCCGGCACTGTCCTCTGC
It encodes:
- a CDS encoding glycosyltransferase family 4 protein, with amino-acid sequence MEVVAWDLARALSDRGHEVEILTTSCEKLPPRSIQEGVSIHAMDVPPGRYTGEFWRKTTHLFGTEYKMRTDLVLGIGAGAYAIARNRERGDWPPILMQSHGQAWGEMVSKLLIPSPTSWLKASKNAYGVLVDRVLRRFDRVIAVGPAVENVLKSRPTKWMLGSTPVSVISNGINETLFAFNLSARKEIRRSLSIGDQDQVIISASRLHIQKGLHQALEGFARAKSSVSSLRFIIAGSGPAESQLKEHAQSLGVSRDVIFCGEVSRGRLASLLSAADLFLFTSTRREGLALGPLEAAAAGLPCVLSEHLSVPALSSAAVNPQDFDAIAQAILVKLFSTEPFRKSILPPMYSLQLVTDQYEKVLREHIVV